A single region of the Duganella sp. BuS-21 genome encodes:
- a CDS encoding TetR/AcrR family transcriptional regulator has protein sequence MPTVKPPAKINRRVQNRDKLEAEITAEAVRVFAECGYEGTSIATVAENAGLSKQNLMYYFPTKQALYQRVLDEVLDEWLARMDSLADADQDPRAVLRTYVQAKLKFSREHPWASRVYAMEVISGAPLYGGQIQSRVVPLVRKDIEVFEQWISAGKIAPINATHLLFAIWAMTQSYADFSAQMALVLNRKQLTKKDFDDAEQVIVDMVLAAISVQPPGGDGR, from the coding sequence ATGCCGACAGTAAAACCGCCTGCCAAAATCAACCGCAGGGTCCAGAACCGCGACAAGCTGGAAGCCGAAATCACCGCCGAAGCGGTGCGCGTCTTCGCCGAATGCGGCTACGAAGGCACCTCCATCGCCACCGTGGCGGAGAACGCCGGCCTGTCCAAGCAGAACCTGATGTACTACTTCCCCACCAAGCAGGCGCTGTATCAGCGCGTGCTGGACGAAGTGCTGGACGAATGGCTGGCGCGCATGGACAGCCTGGCCGATGCCGACCAGGACCCGCGCGCGGTGTTGCGCACCTACGTGCAGGCCAAGCTGAAATTCTCGCGCGAGCATCCGTGGGCGTCGCGCGTGTATGCGATGGAGGTGATCAGCGGCGCGCCCCTTTACGGCGGCCAGATACAGAGCCGCGTGGTGCCGCTGGTGCGCAAGGATATCGAGGTGTTTGAACAGTGGATCAGCGCGGGCAAGATCGCGCCGATCAATGCGACGCATCTGTTGTTTGCGATCTGGGCGATGACGCAGTCCTATGCGGACTTCTCGGCCCAGATGGCGCTGGTGCTGAACCGCAAACAGCTGACCAAAAAGGATTTCGACGATGCCGAGCAGGTCATCGTCGACATGGTGCTGGCTGCGATCAGCGTGCAGCCGCCTGGCGGCGACGGCCGATAA
- a CDS encoding GNAT family N-acetyltransferase, whose translation MHTFTSLELRTARLQLRFVHNNDADALFRLFSDPPALRYWSSAPWLHMAQAEANIEQTLKSYQDGSALRLAMVLPDGELIGTVTLYDFDRRNHRCQIGYMLARGHWGQRYMQEALPALIAHGFGPLELHRIEADIHPDNIASERILAGLHFQREGCLRERWFVGGEISDSIIYGLLRRDWQAAIHPAQ comes from the coding sequence ATGCATACTTTCACCTCGCTTGAGCTGCGCACCGCGCGTTTGCAGTTGCGTTTTGTCCACAACAACGACGCCGACGCGCTGTTCCGGCTGTTTTCCGATCCGCCGGCGCTGCGCTACTGGAGCAGCGCGCCGTGGCTGCACATGGCGCAGGCCGAGGCCAACATCGAACAAACCCTCAAGTCCTACCAGGACGGCAGCGCGCTGCGCCTGGCCATGGTCCTGCCGGATGGCGAACTGATCGGCACCGTCACCCTGTACGACTTCGACCGCCGCAACCACCGTTGCCAGATCGGCTACATGCTGGCGCGCGGCCACTGGGGCCAACGCTATATGCAGGAAGCCTTGCCGGCGCTGATCGCGCACGGCTTCGGCCCGCTTGAACTGCACCGCATCGAAGCCGATATCCATCCCGACAACATTGCCTCGGAGCGCATACTGGCAGGCCTGCACTTCCAGCGCGAAGGCTGCCTGCGCGAGCGTTGGTTCGTCGGCGGCGAAATATCGGACAGCATCATCTACGGCCTGCTGCGCCGGGACTGGCAGGCCGCCATTCATCCTGCGCAGTAA
- a CDS encoding histidine kinase — protein MKKHRLAQAGYNNAKSLLDIIREIGETAVSVWWHFFDWLAQVEWRKLLIIWLLLLILSASLFHVNEQAWGFILMSFGLKVLAGGKRKAELEARHAVSHADEESIERRVVEARMAALQAQVEPHFLFNTLALIGQLIETDPPQAARIHQNLIDYLRATLPQMRAKGSGTLGRQIEMSRAYLAIMQARMRSRLAVSIDVPEEMASATFPVMMLQILIENAIKHGLEPKIDGGRIDIRATVDHQMLQVDVVDDGVGFNPFSSDGLGLANVRERLRIQYGARAQLVIEAPLTGGTRASIRVPYAPDIFAGGAK, from the coding sequence ATGAAAAAGCATCGGCTGGCCCAGGCCGGCTACAACAACGCCAAGAGCCTGCTCGACATCATCCGCGAGATCGGCGAAACCGCCGTCAGCGTGTGGTGGCACTTCTTCGACTGGCTGGCCCAGGTCGAGTGGCGCAAGCTGCTCATCATCTGGCTGCTATTGCTGATTTTGTCGGCCTCGCTGTTCCATGTGAACGAACAGGCCTGGGGCTTCATCCTGATGTCGTTCGGCCTCAAGGTGCTGGCCGGCGGCAAGCGCAAGGCCGAGCTGGAAGCGCGCCACGCCGTATCGCACGCCGACGAGGAAAGCATCGAACGGCGCGTGGTCGAGGCGCGCATGGCGGCCCTGCAGGCGCAGGTCGAACCGCACTTCCTGTTCAACACCCTGGCCCTGATCGGCCAACTGATCGAAACCGATCCGCCGCAGGCCGCGCGCATCCACCAGAACCTGATCGACTACCTGCGCGCCACGCTGCCACAGATGCGCGCCAAGGGTTCCGGCACGCTGGGCCGGCAGATCGAAATGTCGCGCGCCTACCTGGCCATCATGCAGGCGCGCATGCGCTCGCGGCTGGCGGTGTCGATCGACGTGCCGGAAGAAATGGCCAGCGCCACCTTCCCGGTGATGATGCTGCAGATCCTGATCGAGAACGCCATCAAGCACGGCCTGGAACCGAAGATCGACGGCGGCCGCATCGACATCCGCGCCACGGTCGACCACCAGATGCTGCAGGTGGACGTGGTGGACGACGGCGTCGGCTTCAATCCCTTCTCCAGCGACGGCCTGGGCCTGGCCAATGTGCGCGAACGCCTGCGCATCCAGTACGGCGCCCGCGCCCAGCTGGTGATCGAGGCGCCGCTCACCGGCGGCACCCGCGCCAGCATCCGCGTGCCCTACGCCCCCGACATCTTTGCCGGCGGCGCCAAATGA
- a CDS encoding choice-of-anchor A family protein: MVARIKTAVSAIALTLASLGSAQAAVLDLSSLMGGANIFSFGNFSAPSADVEGSLVAAGNVSVNSYTVNLKNKDAYGHYALIAGGNLTYKGGDVLNGDTYVGGKSKLTSATTATAVQTGKSPVDFAKTETALTQTSLSLSKLNSTAKAEEKWGGVFITGSKSAVEIIDLNASSLKKSTYFDLSGMAKGATLIVNVSGNAATFQGGYQAFDGYNVLFNFADANAIHINTGANVSILAPKAVINGGQGVINGNVVVDSWASQVQINASNYFKPTNVYGYASAVPEAQTWAMLLAGLGVIGFIGRRRQAAAR; encoded by the coding sequence ATGGTTGCCCGAATCAAGACTGCCGTTTCCGCTATCGCTTTGACCCTGGCGTCGCTCGGTTCGGCCCAGGCCGCCGTCCTGGACCTCAGTTCGCTGATGGGGGGCGCCAATATTTTCTCGTTCGGCAATTTCAGTGCGCCGAGCGCGGACGTGGAGGGCTCGCTGGTCGCCGCCGGCAACGTTTCGGTCAACTCCTACACCGTCAACCTGAAGAACAAGGATGCCTACGGCCATTATGCCCTGATCGCCGGCGGCAACCTGACCTACAAGGGCGGCGATGTCCTGAACGGCGACACCTACGTCGGCGGCAAGAGCAAACTGACCAGCGCCACCACCGCCACGGCGGTGCAAACCGGCAAGTCGCCGGTCGACTTCGCCAAGACCGAAACCGCGCTGACCCAGACGTCGCTGTCGCTGTCCAAGCTGAACAGCACCGCCAAGGCCGAGGAAAAATGGGGCGGCGTGTTCATCACCGGCAGCAAAAGCGCGGTGGAGATCATCGACCTGAACGCCAGCTCGCTGAAGAAAAGCACCTACTTCGACCTCTCCGGCATGGCCAAAGGCGCCACCCTGATCGTCAACGTCAGCGGCAACGCGGCCACGTTCCAGGGCGGCTACCAGGCCTTCGACGGCTACAACGTGTTGTTCAACTTCGCCGACGCCAACGCGATTCACATCAACACCGGCGCCAACGTCAGCATCCTGGCGCCGAAGGCCGTCATCAACGGCGGCCAGGGCGTCATCAACGGCAACGTGGTGGTCGATTCGTGGGCGTCGCAGGTGCAGATCAATGCCAGCAATTACTTCAAGCCGACCAACGTATACGGCTACGCCAGCGCCGTGCCGGAAGCGCAAACCTGGGCCATGCTGCTGGCAGGCCTGGGCGTGATCGGATTTATCGGCCGTCGCCGCCAGGCGGCTGCACGCTGA